Genomic segment of Paenibacillus sp. FSL R5-0912:
AATGCAGTGAATAAAGAAGGCGACAGCGAAGAAGCTGGAGCGGTAGTAACCGAAGCGGGGACGTTACTGAAAGACAGCGTTGTAGGTGAAGGCGTAGGCGAATATCCGCAGGCAGCCAAAACGACATTGGAAGCTGCGATTACGGCAGCGAAAGAAGTGCTGGAACATCCAGCGACGCAAGCGCAGATTGATACAGCCAAAGCTACGTTGGAAGCGGCAATCACGACATTTGAAGCTGCGGTAAATAAAGAAGGCAGCAGCGAAGAAGCTGACGCAGTCGTGAGCGAAGCAGGCACGCTGCTGAGAGACAGCATTGTAGGCGAAGGCGTAGGTGAATACCCGCTGGCAGCCAAAACAACACTGGAAGCTGCGATTGCAGCAGCCAAGGAAGTGTTTGAACGCCCAGCCACACAAGCACAGATCGACGCAGCCAAAGCTACGTTGGAAGCGGCAATCACGACATTTGAAGCTGCAATGAATAAAGAAGGCAGCAGCGAAGAAGCTGATGCGGTAGTGGCCGAAGCGGGGACGTTACTGAAAGACAGCGTTGTAGGTGAAGGCGTAGGCGAATATCCGCAGGCAGCCAAAACAACACTGGAAGCAGCGATTGTAGCAGCGAAAGAAGTGTTTGATCACCCAGCAACACAAGCACAAATCGACGAAGCCAAAGCAACGTTGGAAGCGGCAATTACCGCATTTGAAGCTGCGGTAAATAAAGAAGGCAGCAGTGAAGAAGCTGGCGCTGTAGTGACCGAAGTAGAAACGTTACTGAAAGACAGCGTTGTAGGAGAAGGCGTAGGCGAATATCCGCAGGCAGCCAAAATGACATTGGAAGCTGCGATTGCAGCAGCCAAGGAAGTGCTGGAACATCCAGCGACGCAAGCGCAGATTGATACAGCCAAAGCAACGTTGGAAGCAGCGGTGGCAGCCTTTGAGGCGGCAGTCATTCAAGCTGGAAATGCTGGAGAGATTCAAGCCCAAATTACTGAAGCGACCACTCTTTTAAATGAAAGCACTGAGGGCAACGGCGTAGGCCAATATCCGGCGGGTTCCAAAGCAATCCTGCAAGCCGCAATTATGGCGGCGGAAAATGTCATCCGTACGGCGGCAACACAAGCAGAGATTGACAAGGCCAATGAGCAGTTAACAGCGGCTTATACTGCCTTCCGGGCAGCTGTAATCAAGACTGCACCAGTTGATTCGTATACACCGCCCGTTAATTCCTATACACCTCCGGCGGCTACGCAGCCTGGGGTGGTACAGCCGTCTATCCAAATTACAGATGGACTGAACACGGTTGAAACGGGACAAGGCACGGTAAAAACAGCTGCGTCTGAGGTTCAAGAGATCATGAAGGCTGCGAAGCCGGTTATTCTTGAATCTACGCTTGGTGTAATTTATTTTGGTAAGAATGGCTTGAACGTACCGGAGCTCAAACTAGGATTAGGTGCTTCCCTGGAGTTAGGAATACTTATGACAGAGAAGTCCAAAACCGATGAGGTGTTGGCAGGAGCCAAGCTGGATCAGGCGGGCTTGCACCCGCTCGGCGGGAAGGTACTCGACCTGATTGCCCAGCTGAATTATTCGAATGGCACCAGCACGAGAATCAAGAGCTTCGCTGAACCGGTCAAAGTCACGATTAACTTGAAGGAGCTGGGATTGACCGGGGATACAACGAATTTGACAGCGGTTCGATTCGTACCTCAGGCAGACGGCACGTATAAGACGATCAAGCTTGGCGGGGTCTATAACCCGGCAACGAATAGCTTTGAGTTCTATACGGACAGCTTCAGCTTGTACAGCATCGTTAAGGCTGATTCGGTCACCAAGATTACGTTCAAGGTTGACAGCAAAGAGTATTCCATTGGAGCACTTGCTAAGCAAAACGATGTGCCGCCTGTTATCCAGGAGCAAAGAACCCTGGTGCCGATCCGGGCTGTAGCGGAAGCTTTGGGCGCTGAAGTCAAGTGGGACCACGCAACCAAAACAGCGACCATTACGCTTGACGGTAAAGTGCTGACCATGACTTTGGGAGAATTGATTGAAGGCATGGACGTACCTGCGCAGGCGATTGACGGCAGAATTATGGTGCCGCTGCGCTACGTTTCGGAAGCTTTAGGAGCTTATGTCATGTGGTTCCCGCAAGACAAACGGATCGAGATTATCCGTTAGTCTCATCCTAATCTAAAAAGCCGGTTGCCTGTTTCAGGGCAATCGGCTTTTGTCTGCTTATTTAAACTTTCTGCTTACCTGTTCAATCTATGCATCATCTCTCGGATGGGGGTGCCCGGCTGTGTTCCCAGCTCCTGCAGCAGGACTTCCTCCAGCTTGCGGTACCGCCGGATGGCCTCGCTTGTTCTTCCGAGTCCGATCAACAGCCGCAGGGTCTGCCCGGCGATATCCTCGCGCAGGGCATCGATCCGGAGAATTTCATCATATGCCTGCAATGCCTGCTCCATCTGATGCTGCTCGAGATAGTTACGGGCGGCCAACTCTTGCAGCTCTATATAATCCTGCTCCAGGCGGCGCGCCTTGGTGCTGGCCCATTCGTAGGTTTTACCCTTAAGAAAAGGTCCGGTATACAAAGCTGCTGCCTGTTTCAGTAATTCCTTATGTCCGTCCCGGTTCATTCTGATTTCTCTCAGCAAACGCTCGAATGCATACAGGTCACAGGACAGGGAATTCTCCACGATCTGTACCTCATTCCGGTCAGGCAGCAGGCATATCTTAAGCCCGCTTTCACTGATAGCTTTGCGGATATAATACAGATTGCTATTCAGGTTGTTGCTTGCCTTCCCGGACTCAAACCCGCTCCACAGGGTGTCCATAATCTCGTCACGGCTGACTGAGCGTTTGTACAGGAGATAAGCGAACAGTTCCTCCGTCTTGGGGCTCCTCAGCTTGAGTGGCTTCCTGTCCGGTCCGGGGTGCATCAGCTTAAAGCCGTCAAACATGCATACCTCCAGCACAGGCTCCACCTCTTGCCGCCGCGGCCGCCGCCTTATTTTATCCAGAGTCTGTCTCACCCGTTCGGCAGAAACCGGCTTCAGCAGATAGTCAGTCGCGCTGGCGTCGAACGCCTGAAGCGCATATTCCTCATAGCCGGTAACGAATACCACGTCCATAGCATCATATAGCTCATGGAGCTGCCGGGACAACTTCATCCCGCTTACCTCCGGCATGGAAATATCCAGAAAAGCAATATCGATAGGGTTGTCCCTGGCATATTCATAGGCCTTCAACGGATTCCGGAAGGTCTGGCAGATCTCGACCTCTCCACTCTCGGACAGAACCCAGCTGAGCTGATTAAGTGAAAGCCGTTCATCATCGACAATTATCGCCCGAAGCATCTGTTCACCTCTTTAATCATCATGAGTCATTAGTCCTAGAAAATCCAATCAGTCATTAATATTAGCAAATTACAGATAGGCTTTCAATTAGAATTCACACCGGCAAAAGTCTATTTGTGTCGGCACGGAGGGGTAAAGGTACGGTCACTACAAAACCAGATCCTTATTATACCTTTTGACTATAGCCAGATATCACTTTTAAGTGTTACGTACCTCTAAGCCCTCCGTGCTAGAATTTAGACACAAAAGAAAGAGATATGTGAGAATAGAGGAGGACTATATATGTGCAATAGATTTCAAATCGTAGGCAGCCTGCTGCGTCCGGCGGAGCTATTAGAATATAAACAGCAGATTGAACACCGTGATGATATCCAGTATCCCTTTTACCAGGACTTTCAGGGGTATGAGCAGTGTGAAGCGGAGGCCATTCAGGCTGTAGTGGATAAAGAAAGAGACAACGGGTTGTCCATTCTTACGGATGGGGAATATTCCAAGTCGATGTGGCATCTGGACTTCGTCTGGGGCTTCCAGGGGGTTGACCGCTATATCGCGGATCATGGATATTTCTTCAGAGATATAGATGGAGCCTCCAAATACGAGACTAGAAAAGATATCGGTCTGCGCATTACAGGTGAATTGGGCGGAAAGAACCATCATTTCATTCATGCCTATAAGAAGCTTCAAGCTCTTGCCGGTGACCGTGAGACCAAGCTGTGCGTCCCTTCGCCGTCCCATATTTATGGTGAGCTATCCTGGTCGGATAACATTGGCAGTACACAAGTGTACAAGGACAGACAGGGACTGAAAGAGGGCCTGGTCCAAGCGTATAAGGAGTTTGTAGAGGAATTTGCTGCGGCTGGCGGACGTATTCTGCAATTCGACGATTGCTTATGGGAGTTATTTGCCGATGATAACCCGAACTCTCCATTTACCGGCGAGAAAATCAATCATGAGGAAGTACAGGGTCTGGCGGCAGAATTCATTGACATTAACAATACAATCATTGATTACGGCCATAGCTTGGGCCTCCTCATGTGGACGCATAACTGCCGCGGCAACTATGATTCCCGTAATATGGGCGGCGGCTCGTATGCCAAGATTGCGAATCTGTTCCTCAAGCAGCTGAAGTACGACCGCTTCTTCCTGGAATGGGATGATGACCGTGCAGGCTCTCTTGAGGCGCTAGCGGTGTTCAAAGATAGACCGGAGACGGAGATTGTACTGGGATTGCTGTCTTCCAAAACGAATACGCTTGACGATGAGGCCCGTGTAGTTCAAATGCTTGATGAAGCAGCGAAAATTATTGATAAGGACAGATTGTTACTGTCCCATCAATGCGGGTTCGCGTCCTGCGATGGCGGTAATGAATTAACGGAAGATGAGCAGTGGGCGAAGATTAGACAGGGACAAGAGATTGCCCGGCAATATTGGGGTTAAGTAACAAACAACAAGATCGCCCTCCACACAGCTCTCTTGAGCGGATGGAGGGCGATCTTGTTATGAGAAACTCCTGTATCTTCACTATTCCACTAGTCTACTCCACCAGCCTGAGCAAATAACCGTAATGCTCCGTTTCCATCTGGTCCAGGGGGATGAAGCGGATGGAGGCGCTGTTGATGCAGTAGCGTTTGCCGCCGCGGTCTTCGGGGCCGTCATCGAACACATGACCCAGGTGGATATCGCCGGATTGGCTGCGGACCTCGGTGCGTTCCATGCCGAAGCTGGTGTCCGTGGTGTAGGTTACCACCTCCGGGGTAATGGGCTTCGTGAAGCTGGGCCATCCGCAACCGGAATCGTATTTATCCTTGCTGGTGAATAAGGGCTCTCCTGTCGTGATATCGACATACAGACCGGGTTCGTAGTTATCCCAATATTCGTTGCTGAAGGCATGTTCGGTATCATTATTGACTGCGACCGCATACTGTTCAGCGGTTAATTGTTCCTTCAATTGTTCATCGGAGGGGCGGGGGTATTGGGCAGGATCAATCACAACCGCTTGCTCATCCAGAATACTTAAGTCAATGTGGCAGTATCCGTTCGGGTTCTTCTCCAGATAATCCTGATGGTACTCCTCAGCCAGATAATAGTTCTTCAGAGGCAGAACTTCCGTTACGATCGGCTTATCATAGTTCGTCTGCTCCTGATCTACGGCCTGCTGAATGATGGCTGCATCCTCTGGGGACGAATAATAGATTCCTGTCCGATATTGAACGCCTCTGTCATTGCCTTGCTTATTCCGGCTGGTAGGATCAACCACTTTGAAATAAGACTCCAGCAATTGCTGCAGCGTCACTTGCTTCGGATCATATTTCACATGAACGGTCTCCGCGAACCCCCGGTCCCCGCGAATGACATCTTCATAGGCCGGATTCTCGCCTTCCCCGTTGGCATAACCCGAGGTTACATCCTGAACTCCCTGAATGCGGGACATATAGGCCTCCACCCCCCAGAAGCAGCCGCCTGCGAGGTACAGATTGTGCAGATCCTTATCGGCGATGGTGGTGGTCTTCACGGCCCGGACCGGGGCTGCTGAGGCTGACTTCATTCCCTCGAAGGTCTGGGTAATTTGCTCATTGGAAGCATGACCCGGGAGTGATTTCACTAGATTTCCGTCTGCATCAATATAATAGGAGGTAGGGAATGCCCTGACTTCAAATTTCTTGGCCCATACCCCATCCTCATCCAAAAGTACGGTTAAGTTATCATAAGACTGTCTCTTGAACCACTCTGTAAATTCCTTGGAAGACTTTTCTCCCTTGGCATCCGGTGTAACGATCGTGACCACCTGGAAATCATTCTCTTGCCCGGCCAAGGTATTGAGGTCCTCAAGTCCGGCCAGACAGATGGAACACCAGGAAGCCCAATATTTCACATACACTTTCTTACCCTGTAGATCCGACAGTTGAAGAGAGTTTCCCTTCAGATCCTGTAATGCAAAATCAGGTGCAGGCTTTCCTTTGTCCATTGCAGCGGGGGAGCCGGTATTGCCGGCGGGTGCGTCCGGTTTCGTACCACAGGCCATCAGGAGCGACAGCATTCCGCCAATCACCAGGACATATCCCATCCATTTCCACGCACGCCTCATAGCTAACCCTCCTAGCGATTTATTGAATCCAGCCGACAATCGTGTTCAGCCGGTCTGTCATCAGCAGCAGTCCCATTATAATCAGCATACAGCCGGACGCGATTTTGATTCCTCCCATGAATCTGTACAAGCGGCGAATCCGCTTCACTAGAACCTCCGAGAACACGGACATGATCAGGAAGGGGATAGCTAGACCGAGCGTATACAGGAACATGAGGAAGCCTCCATAAGCAGGAGAGCCTTCACCGGCAGCGATGCTGAGAATGCCTGCGAGTACCGGGCCGATGCAGGGAGTCCAGCCGAAGCTGAACGTCAGACCGAGCAGGAAGGCGCCTATATATCCGCCTTTGGTCACACGATTGCTGGATAGTTTTTTTTCCCGTTCCAGCCAAGATAACTTGATGAGGCCTGTCTGATAGATCCCGAACAAGATAACGATGGCTCCGCAGATGGCAATGAATCTCGGGCTGGATATGATATTGCCAAGGATGCCGGAACCGAAACCAAGTAAGATGAAGACTACAGAGAGTCCAAGAACAAACAACAACGTCCGCATCATGAAACTGGAACGAAACCGGAAGGAGCGGGTGTCAGCCACTCCCTGATTCGCGCCATCCACTATACCGCCAGACAGATAAGACACATATACCGGAAGCAACGGCAGAATACATGGTGCAAAAAACGATAACAGCCCTGCGCCGAATACGCCGAACAGAAATATAGAATCACCGGCCAAATCTGTCACCACCTTAATAAATGCTATTTACCGTGACGCTAAGGCTTATCGGCTGGTATAGATGGGGACGGTGAACCAGAAGCAGCTGCCTGCTCCCTGAACACTGTGCACCCCAATATCGCCGCCGTGAAGCTCAACAATCGATTGTGCGATGGCGAGGCCCAGACCGGCGCCTCCATTGTTCTTGCTGCGTGATTTATCAATCCGGTAGAACCGTTCAAATATACGTGCGGTCTCCTCCGCTTCAATTCCCTGACCTTCAT
This window contains:
- a CDS encoding response regulator, whose product is MLRAIIVDDERLSLNQLSWVLSESGEVEICQTFRNPLKAYEYARDNPIDIAFLDISMPEVSGMKLSRQLHELYDAMDVVFVTGYEEYALQAFDASATDYLLKPVSAERVRQTLDKIRRRPRRQEVEPVLEVCMFDGFKLMHPGPDRKPLKLRSPKTEELFAYLLYKRSVSRDEIMDTLWSGFESGKASNNLNSNLYYIRKAISESGLKICLLPDRNEVQIVENSLSCDLYAFERLLREIRMNRDGHKELLKQAAALYTGPFLKGKTYEWASTKARRLEQDYIELQELAARNYLEQHQMEQALQAYDEILRIDALREDIAGQTLRLLIGLGRTSEAIRRYRKLEEVLLQELGTQPGTPIREMMHRLNR
- a CDS encoding cobalamin-independent methionine synthase II family protein; translated protein: MCNRFQIVGSLLRPAELLEYKQQIEHRDDIQYPFYQDFQGYEQCEAEAIQAVVDKERDNGLSILTDGEYSKSMWHLDFVWGFQGVDRYIADHGYFFRDIDGASKYETRKDIGLRITGELGGKNHHFIHAYKKLQALAGDRETKLCVPSPSHIYGELSWSDNIGSTQVYKDRQGLKEGLVQAYKEFVEEFAAAGGRILQFDDCLWELFADDNPNSPFTGEKINHEEVQGLAAEFIDINNTIIDYGHSLGLLMWTHNCRGNYDSRNMGGGSYAKIANLFLKQLKYDRFFLEWDDDRAGSLEALAVFKDRPETEIVLGLLSSKTNTLDDEARVVQMLDEAAKIIDKDRLLLSHQCGFASCDGGNELTEDEQWAKIRQGQEIARQYWG
- the msrAB gene encoding bifunctional peptide-methionine (S)-S-oxide reductase MsrA/peptide-methionine (R)-S-oxide reductase MsrB, which encodes MRRAWKWMGYVLVIGGMLSLLMACGTKPDAPAGNTGSPAAMDKGKPAPDFALQDLKGNSLQLSDLQGKKVYVKYWASWCSICLAGLEDLNTLAGQENDFQVVTIVTPDAKGEKSSKEFTEWFKRQSYDNLTVLLDEDGVWAKKFEVRAFPTSYYIDADGNLVKSLPGHASNEQITQTFEGMKSASAAPVRAVKTTTIADKDLHNLYLAGGCFWGVEAYMSRIQGVQDVTSGYANGEGENPAYEDVIRGDRGFAETVHVKYDPKQVTLQQLLESYFKVVDPTSRNKQGNDRGVQYRTGIYYSSPEDAAIIQQAVDQEQTNYDKPIVTEVLPLKNYYLAEEYHQDYLEKNPNGYCHIDLSILDEQAVVIDPAQYPRPSDEQLKEQLTAEQYAVAVNNDTEHAFSNEYWDNYEPGLYVDITTGEPLFTSKDKYDSGCGWPSFTKPITPEVVTYTTDTSFGMERTEVRSQSGDIHLGHVFDDGPEDRGGKRYCINSASIRFIPLDQMETEHYGYLLRLVE
- a CDS encoding cytochrome c biogenesis CcdA family protein — translated: MTDLAGDSIFLFGVFGAGLLSFFAPCILPLLPVYVSYLSGGIVDGANQGVADTRSFRFRSSFMMRTLLFVLGLSVVFILLGFGSGILGNIISSPRFIAICGAIVILFGIYQTGLIKLSWLEREKKLSSNRVTKGGYIGAFLLGLTFSFGWTPCIGPVLAGILSIAAGEGSPAYGGFLMFLYTLGLAIPFLIMSVFSEVLVKRIRRLYRFMGGIKIASGCMLIIMGLLLMTDRLNTIVGWIQ